Proteins found in one Arthrobacter sp. U41 genomic segment:
- a CDS encoding MarR family winged helix-turn-helix transcriptional regulator yields the protein MATPLPRDPIADARLNWERHGWSDVAAPMAAITAIMRTQQILLARIEGVLKPFGLTFARYELLALLSFARSGALPMNKASALLQVHPTSVTNAVDRLEQAGLVIRSPHPTDGRTTLIELTQEGRTLAKRATAALNAEVFARSGFAEQDVDQLIGILGTFRRNAGDFSD from the coding sequence GTGGCAACGCCGCTGCCGCGTGATCCGATCGCCGACGCCCGGCTGAACTGGGAGCGTCACGGCTGGTCCGACGTCGCGGCCCCGATGGCTGCCATCACCGCCATCATGCGGACCCAGCAGATCCTGCTGGCCCGGATCGAGGGGGTCCTGAAGCCGTTCGGACTTACCTTTGCCCGCTACGAACTGCTCGCCCTGCTGAGCTTCGCCCGCAGCGGCGCCCTGCCCATGAACAAGGCCAGCGCGCTGCTGCAGGTCCATCCCACGTCGGTGACGAACGCCGTCGACCGGCTGGAGCAGGCGGGGCTGGTGATCCGGTCGCCGCATCCGACCGACGGGCGCACCACCCTGATTGAACTCACCCAGGAGGGGCGGACCCTGGCGAAGCGGGCGACGGCGGCACTGAACGCCGAGGTGTTCGCCCGGTCCGGCTTCGCGGAACAGGACGTCGACCAGCTGATCGGGATCCTGGGCACCTTCCGCCGCAACGCCGGCGACTTCAGCGACTGA
- a CDS encoding AMP-binding protein → MTVTEEFREARDRMLDLRTDYEAARSEFQWPRFEHFNFALDWFDQIAADPAKADNPALVIVEQDGSATRRSFADLSRRSAQVANWLRSQGVRRGDRMIIMLGNQVELWELMLAGIKLGIVMIPTTTLMGPADLKDRVERGGANWAAVGSANIRKFDEVPGDYTLIEIGDGGAGLNTAALQYTESAGTGEDFTPDAPTLADETLLLYFTSGTTSKAKLVEHTHTSYPVGHLSTMFWIGMEPGDVHLNVASPGWAKHAWSNVFTPWIAEACVFIYNYERFDAKALMEQMDRESVTSFCAPPTVWRMLIQADLTLLKNPPTKVVSAGEPLNAEVIDQVQRAWGQTIRDGFGQTESTVQIANTPGQPIKIGAMGKPLPGYDVVLVDPATGAEGDDGELCLRLDPRPVGLMKAYYGDPEKTADAFRDGYYHTGDMASRDERGIITYVGRGDDVFKSSDYRLSPFELESVLIEHPAVAEAAVVPSPDPLKLSVPKAFVVLAAGHEPGPELAEDILRYCRDHLAPFKRIRRLEFAELPKTISGKIRRVELRHSEELRHGGGTVPAGLGTEYSEADFPGLKSPAEKLG, encoded by the coding sequence ATGACAGTCACTGAGGAATTCCGCGAAGCACGCGACCGCATGCTTGACCTCCGCACGGACTACGAGGCGGCGCGCAGCGAATTCCAGTGGCCGCGCTTTGAGCACTTCAACTTCGCCCTGGACTGGTTCGACCAGATCGCGGCCGACCCGGCCAAAGCGGACAACCCGGCCCTCGTCATCGTCGAACAGGACGGCTCAGCCACCCGGCGCAGCTTCGCGGACCTGTCCCGGCGCTCCGCCCAGGTGGCCAACTGGCTGCGCAGCCAGGGTGTGCGGCGCGGGGACCGCATGATCATCATGCTCGGCAATCAGGTCGAACTCTGGGAACTGATGCTCGCCGGCATCAAACTGGGCATCGTGATGATCCCGACGACCACCCTGATGGGACCCGCGGACCTCAAGGACCGGGTGGAGCGCGGCGGCGCGAACTGGGCCGCCGTCGGAAGCGCCAATATCAGGAAGTTCGACGAAGTCCCCGGTGACTACACCCTGATCGAAATCGGCGACGGCGGCGCCGGGCTAAACACAGCCGCCCTGCAGTACACCGAGTCCGCCGGAACGGGGGAAGACTTCACCCCGGACGCGCCGACCCTGGCCGACGAAACCCTGCTGCTGTACTTCACCTCGGGCACCACCTCCAAAGCCAAGCTCGTGGAGCACACCCACACCTCCTACCCGGTGGGCCACCTGTCCACCATGTTCTGGATCGGGATGGAACCCGGCGATGTGCACCTCAACGTGGCCTCGCCCGGCTGGGCCAAACACGCCTGGTCCAACGTCTTCACGCCGTGGATCGCCGAGGCCTGCGTGTTTATCTACAACTACGAGCGCTTTGACGCCAAGGCGCTCATGGAGCAGATGGACCGCGAATCCGTGACGAGCTTCTGCGCCCCGCCCACGGTCTGGCGCATGCTCATCCAGGCCGACCTGACCCTGCTGAAAAATCCGCCCACCAAGGTGGTTTCCGCCGGCGAGCCGCTCAACGCCGAAGTGATCGACCAGGTCCAGCGCGCCTGGGGCCAGACCATCCGCGACGGGTTCGGCCAGACCGAATCCACGGTGCAGATCGCGAACACACCCGGCCAGCCGATCAAGATCGGCGCCATGGGCAAACCGCTGCCCGGCTACGACGTCGTCCTGGTGGACCCGGCCACCGGGGCGGAGGGCGACGACGGCGAGCTCTGCCTGCGCCTCGACCCCCGTCCCGTCGGGCTGATGAAGGCGTACTACGGGGATCCCGAAAAGACGGCGGACGCGTTCCGCGACGGTTATTACCACACGGGCGACATGGCAAGCCGGGACGAGCGCGGCATCATCACCTACGTGGGCCGCGGCGATGACGTCTTCAAATCCTCGGACTACCGGCTGTCCCCGTTCGAGCTGGAAAGCGTGCTGATCGAGCACCCGGCCGTGGCGGAGGCCGCCGTCGTCCCCTCCCCGGACCCGCTCAAGCTCTCCGTGCCCAAGGCGTTCGTCGTCCTGGCTGCCGGGCACGAGCCCGGCCCGGAACTCGCCGAAGACATCCTGCGCTACTGCCGCGACCATCTGGCGCCGTTCAAGCGGATCCGCCGGCTGGAATTTGCCGAGCTGCCCAAGACCATCTCGGGCAAGATCCGGCGCGTGGAGCTGCGGCACAGCGAAGAACTGCGCCACGGCGGAGGAACGGTACCGGCCGGGCTCGGCACGGAGTACTCCGAAGCCGACTTCCCCGGGCTGAAAAGTCCGGCCGAAAAGCTAGGCTGA
- a CDS encoding glycosyltransferase family 2 protein, which produces MTTISVVIPTRNDAEMLAVCLAALARQTRPADEIVVVDNGSTDNTAEVCAAAGARRIAVELPGIAASTARGFDEARYEVIARLDTDSVPPADWLERVETILEKAGPLSAVSGPGDFYGETRFARWVGTSVYIPGYFWAIGWLLGHPPLFGSNFALRSKVWDRIRGSVHRGLPPVHDDLDISYQIPPEVTVIGDPTLRVQVSARPLADWHSVGRRLAMAWTTFGVEFKQEGPFRRRRRRRQWEREHGRNGVLP; this is translated from the coding sequence ATGACAACGATCTCGGTGGTTATCCCTACCCGGAACGACGCCGAGATGCTCGCCGTCTGCCTTGCAGCACTGGCCCGGCAGACCCGTCCGGCCGACGAAATCGTGGTGGTGGACAACGGCAGCACTGACAACACCGCAGAGGTCTGTGCCGCCGCGGGCGCACGGCGGATCGCCGTCGAACTCCCCGGCATCGCCGCCTCCACAGCACGCGGTTTCGACGAAGCCCGCTACGAAGTGATTGCCAGGCTGGACACGGACTCGGTCCCGCCCGCCGACTGGCTCGAACGGGTTGAAACCATCCTGGAAAAGGCGGGCCCGCTGTCCGCCGTCTCCGGTCCTGGCGACTTCTACGGCGAAACGCGGTTCGCCCGGTGGGTGGGCACGAGCGTCTACATTCCCGGGTATTTCTGGGCCATCGGCTGGCTGCTGGGTCATCCTCCGCTGTTTGGCTCAAATTTCGCCCTGCGGTCGAAGGTCTGGGACCGGATCCGGGGCTCCGTCCACCGGGGCCTTCCGCCGGTGCACGATGATCTGGACATCTCCTACCAGATCCCGCCCGAGGTGACGGTTATCGGTGACCCCACCCTGCGCGTGCAGGTCTCCGCGCGGCCGCTGGCGGACTGGCACTCCGTCGGCCGCCGGCTGGCGATGGCGTGGACCACGTTCGGTGTCGAGTTCAAGCAGGAGGGCCCGTTCCGGCGGCGCCGCCGCCGCCGGCAGTGGGAGCGCGAGCACGGGCGCAACGGCGTGTTGCCATGA
- a CDS encoding alpha/beta fold hydrolase, producing the protein MVSAGSNAQSNPEPEGFGSALVDEAARRDAALGDVDWTALPHGAVRGTFDAPSGTLATLSMGTPGSPRVLLIPGATGSKEDFVLMLPELAAAGYFVLSCDIAGQYESAAAGPENLVPPRAHYDYDLFTNDLIALLDAEEGAAHVVGYSFAAFVAQLAHSRRPEKFRSLTLLSCPPEPGQAFGGVQRIGRFSGLASPRVGAALMILGIRINVVHVPPNRIRFVKYRFRFTRRSSVSDIFGLMQHAPDLRAVLAAAPLPKFVAVGEHDLWPLVLHRRFAQSIGARIAVYRGGHSPSETSPHQMSRDLIALYGSA; encoded by the coding sequence ATGGTGTCTGCCGGCAGCAACGCACAGAGCAATCCGGAACCCGAGGGGTTCGGATCGGCGCTGGTTGACGAAGCCGCCCGCCGGGATGCCGCCCTCGGCGACGTGGACTGGACCGCACTTCCCCACGGCGCGGTGCGGGGCACCTTCGATGCCCCCAGCGGAACACTCGCCACCCTCTCCATGGGCACCCCGGGCAGCCCTCGGGTGCTCCTGATTCCCGGGGCCACCGGATCCAAGGAAGACTTTGTCCTGATGCTGCCCGAACTCGCCGCTGCCGGGTACTTTGTCCTGAGCTGCGACATCGCCGGCCAGTACGAATCCGCCGCGGCGGGCCCTGAAAACCTCGTGCCTCCGCGCGCCCACTACGACTACGATTTGTTCACCAACGACCTGATCGCCTTGCTCGACGCGGAAGAGGGCGCCGCGCACGTCGTCGGCTATTCCTTCGCCGCGTTCGTGGCCCAGCTGGCGCACTCCCGGCGCCCGGAAAAGTTCCGGAGCCTCACGCTGCTGAGCTGCCCGCCCGAGCCCGGCCAGGCGTTCGGCGGAGTCCAGCGCATCGGCCGGTTCAGCGGCCTGGCCAGCCCGCGGGTCGGCGCCGCACTGATGATCCTGGGCATCCGCATCAACGTCGTGCACGTCCCGCCAAACCGGATTCGGTTTGTGAAATACCGGTTCCGGTTCACCCGCCGGAGCTCCGTGAGTGACATCTTCGGGCTGATGCAGCATGCACCCGACCTGAGAGCGGTGCTGGCCGCTGCGCCGCTGCCGAAATTCGTCGCCGTCGGCGAGCATGACCTCTGGCCGCTGGTGTTGCACCGCCGCTTCGCGCAGTCGATCGGTGCCCGAATTGCGGTCTACCGGGGCGGGCACAGTCCCAGTGAGACCTCGCCGCATCAGATGAGCCGCGACCTGATCGCGTTGTACGGGTCCGCCTAA
- a CDS encoding acyl-CoA dehydrogenase family protein, producing MYIVDLLPPAEQSRYQEIRDFLQSRIRAASIDYWNREEFPFGLLAELGKYGLGGLQTDGTSKLFKGLMYVEVARADVSLSALVGIHNELIVGMIDQLGSEEQKARWLPGLTALTQIGAFALTEPDHGSDIAGGLATTARRDGGEWVISGAKRWIGAGTIADFALVWARDVADQQIKGFIVETDRPGYTATKIANKIGLRIMQNADIVLDEVRIPASNLLPGATDFSKANELLRDSRAWVGWQAAGIQLAAFDVARSYSLERKQFGKELARFQLIQQQLAEILGNASASLSLMAQLARIQEDGKLEMVQAAMAKSTTTRLARASVAMGRSLMGGNGISSDYEMGKLFGDAEILYTYEGSYEINSLIVARAVTGKSAFV from the coding sequence ATGTACATCGTCGACCTGCTGCCGCCGGCGGAACAGTCCCGCTACCAGGAAATCCGTGACTTCCTCCAGTCCCGGATCCGGGCGGCCTCGATCGATTACTGGAACCGTGAGGAGTTCCCCTTCGGGCTGCTCGCCGAGCTCGGCAAGTACGGCCTGGGCGGCCTGCAGACGGACGGCACCTCCAAGCTGTTCAAGGGCCTGATGTACGTCGAGGTGGCACGAGCCGATGTGTCCCTCTCGGCCCTGGTGGGGATCCACAACGAGCTGATCGTTGGCATGATCGACCAGCTCGGCTCCGAGGAACAGAAGGCGCGCTGGCTGCCCGGGCTCACCGCCCTGACCCAGATCGGCGCCTTCGCCCTGACCGAACCGGACCACGGTTCGGACATCGCAGGCGGGCTGGCCACCACGGCCCGGCGCGACGGCGGCGAGTGGGTGATCAGCGGCGCCAAGCGCTGGATCGGTGCGGGCACCATTGCGGACTTCGCCCTGGTCTGGGCGCGGGATGTCGCGGACCAGCAGATCAAGGGATTCATCGTAGAGACGGACCGCCCCGGCTACACCGCCACCAAGATCGCGAACAAAATCGGGCTGCGGATCATGCAGAACGCGGATATCGTGCTCGATGAGGTCCGCATTCCGGCGTCCAACCTGCTTCCCGGGGCCACGGACTTCTCCAAGGCCAACGAGCTGCTGCGGGATTCGCGCGCCTGGGTGGGCTGGCAGGCCGCCGGCATCCAGCTGGCCGCGTTCGACGTCGCGCGTTCCTATTCGCTGGAGCGCAAGCAGTTCGGCAAGGAACTGGCGCGTTTCCAGCTGATCCAGCAGCAGCTGGCCGAAATCCTGGGCAACGCCTCCGCCTCGCTGTCGCTGATGGCCCAGCTGGCCCGGATCCAGGAGGACGGCAAGCTCGAGATGGTCCAGGCCGCGATGGCCAAATCCACCACCACCCGGCTGGCCCGGGCATCGGTGGCGATGGGGCGCTCGCTGATGGGCGGTAACGGGATCAGCAGCGACTACGAGATGGGCAAGCTCTTTGGCGACGCCGAAATCCTCTATACCTACGAGGGCAGCTATGAGATCAACTCCCTGATCGTGGCCAGGGCTGTGACCGGAAAGTCCGCCTTCGTGTAG
- a CDS encoding cold-shock protein, producing MATGTVKWFNAEKGFGFIAPDDGSADVFAHYSAISSSGYRSLDENQKVEFDVTQGPKGPQAENIRPL from the coding sequence ATGGCTACAGGCACAGTTAAATGGTTCAACGCCGAAAAGGGTTTTGGCTTCATTGCCCCGGATGACGGGTCAGCCGACGTTTTCGCCCACTACTCGGCAATCTCCAGCAGCGGCTACCGCTCGCTGGACGAGAACCAGAAGGTCGAGTTCGACGTCACCCAGGGCCCGAAGGGCCCGCAGGCTGAGAACATCCGCCCGCTCTAA
- a CDS encoding MFS transporter — protein sequence MTSVSPTSPAGLQAPPSRKTLRKVAFASAAGTTIEFYDFFIYGTAAALVFPVVFFPALGAAAGTIASFGTFAVAFFARPVGAIIFGHFGDRIGRKKTLITTLLMMGIATVMIGLIPDASTIGVAAPILLVVLRFVQGLAVGGEWAGATLLVAEYAPVGKRGLFGSFPQLGPSVAFALASGTFLLTNLTLGDKSEAFITIGWRVPFILSAVLVLVGLWVRLSIEETPVFKNAAKVTRTSTKLPILESVKRQPREILLAGGSLTLLFAFFYVGTAYLTSFATSPTGMGLSRVEVLSTGMVSSLFVAAATLASGVLSDRFGRKKVIATSCILAVPWSLMLFPILSANTVFAFGLGLTVTLVIFAIAYGPAGALLPELFETRYRYTGAGMGYNLAGVVGGGIVPLVAAQLAVTSGAWSIGILLAGIGVFSVLCTLALPNREKQGLEDGGPHTSSKHVDDAAFIEPVAGP from the coding sequence ATGACTTCAGTTTCACCGACTTCGCCGGCCGGGCTGCAAGCGCCGCCCAGCCGCAAGACACTGCGCAAGGTTGCCTTCGCGAGCGCCGCCGGAACCACGATCGAGTTCTACGACTTCTTCATCTACGGCACCGCCGCCGCACTGGTGTTCCCCGTCGTCTTCTTCCCGGCTCTCGGCGCGGCGGCAGGCACCATCGCCTCCTTCGGCACCTTCGCCGTAGCCTTCTTCGCCCGTCCCGTCGGCGCCATCATCTTCGGCCACTTCGGCGACCGGATCGGCCGGAAAAAGACGCTCATCACCACGCTGCTGATGATGGGCATCGCCACCGTGATGATCGGCCTCATCCCGGACGCCAGCACCATCGGCGTGGCCGCCCCCATCCTGCTGGTGGTGCTCCGCTTCGTGCAGGGCCTTGCCGTCGGCGGCGAATGGGCCGGCGCCACGCTCCTCGTGGCCGAATATGCTCCCGTGGGAAAGCGCGGGCTGTTCGGCTCCTTCCCGCAACTCGGTCCGTCGGTTGCCTTCGCCCTGGCCAGCGGCACGTTCCTCCTCACCAACCTGACGCTGGGGGACAAGTCCGAGGCCTTCATCACGATCGGCTGGCGGGTTCCGTTCATCCTCAGCGCAGTGCTCGTCCTCGTGGGCCTCTGGGTCCGGCTGAGCATCGAGGAAACCCCGGTCTTCAAGAACGCCGCCAAGGTTACCCGTACCAGCACCAAACTGCCCATCCTCGAATCCGTCAAGCGCCAGCCGCGCGAAATCCTCCTCGCCGGCGGCTCCCTGACGCTCCTGTTCGCTTTCTTCTACGTGGGCACCGCCTACCTCACCAGCTTTGCCACGAGCCCCACCGGCATGGGGCTGAGCCGCGTGGAAGTGCTGAGCACGGGCATGGTCTCCTCGCTGTTTGTCGCCGCCGCCACTCTGGCCTCCGGCGTCCTCTCGGACCGCTTCGGCCGCAAGAAGGTCATCGCCACCTCCTGCATTCTCGCCGTGCCGTGGTCGCTCATGCTGTTCCCGATCCTCAGCGCGAACACCGTTTTTGCCTTTGGTCTCGGCCTCACCGTCACCCTGGTGATCTTCGCCATCGCCTACGGCCCTGCCGGGGCACTGCTGCCGGAGCTCTTTGAGACCCGCTACCGCTACACCGGCGCCGGCATGGGCTACAACCTGGCCGGCGTCGTCGGCGGAGGCATTGTCCCGCTCGTGGCGGCGCAGCTCGCCGTTACGTCCGGTGCGTGGTCCATCGGGATCCTGCTCGCCGGCATCGGCGTGTTTAGTGTGCTCTGCACCCTGGCTCTGCCCAACCGCGAAAAGCAGGGGCTGGAAGACGGCGGTCCGCACACCTCCTCGAAGCATGTGGACGACGCAGCATTTATCGAGCCCGTCGCCGGTCCCTAG
- a CDS encoding alpha/beta hydrolase has protein sequence MTTPAHQPTRHESPFRLSRERTPQQAGGTFALARRTRNVLRRVPVWTWRVLMHSVKASENARFNADPITGVDYFHDIDFVGDGIRAHRLDVISPHLPAGTSAAGSTGSLPVYVYFHGGGWTSGDKASLTKYCASQAEGGMVVVNVNYRKAPRFQMAHVLADANAALAWVRQNIAGYGGDGSRIILGGDSAGGQIAALLTAASFQPELARHHGLEPAVPGSDFKGLVQHCSVVDFSVFFEKGFVLSLNFIRMLLPGLRSGGGNSGRSRGIGGGLSPASGGRFGGSGAGRLEALRRGAGFLSPIEWLDSRFPPVFVTTSERDFFYAANLNFIARLREHSVPVDSLIYDWGNSNTEHTWQQDFRYPESQEVYRRLHAFVRKVAPAPAG, from the coding sequence ATGACCACACCGGCACACCAGCCAACGCGCCACGAGTCGCCGTTTCGGCTGTCCCGGGAACGGACACCGCAACAGGCCGGTGGCACGTTCGCCCTGGCCCGCAGGACGAGGAACGTCCTGCGCAGGGTTCCGGTGTGGACCTGGCGGGTGCTGATGCACTCGGTGAAGGCCAGCGAGAACGCCCGCTTCAACGCCGACCCGATTACCGGCGTCGACTACTTCCACGACATCGATTTTGTGGGTGACGGCATCCGGGCGCACCGCCTCGACGTCATCAGCCCGCACCTTCCGGCCGGCACCTCGGCGGCCGGCTCCACGGGATCCCTGCCCGTCTACGTGTACTTCCACGGCGGCGGCTGGACTTCCGGGGACAAGGCCTCGCTGACCAAGTACTGCGCGAGCCAGGCCGAGGGCGGCATGGTGGTGGTCAACGTGAACTACCGGAAGGCGCCGCGCTTCCAGATGGCACACGTCCTGGCGGACGCCAACGCCGCACTGGCCTGGGTCCGGCAGAACATCGCCGGCTATGGGGGCGACGGATCGCGGATCATCCTCGGCGGCGACTCCGCCGGCGGGCAGATCGCGGCCCTCCTCACCGCGGCCAGCTTCCAGCCGGAACTGGCGCGGCACCACGGCCTGGAACCGGCCGTTCCGGGCTCCGACTTCAAGGGCCTGGTCCAGCACTGCAGCGTGGTGGATTTCTCCGTCTTCTTCGAAAAGGGCTTCGTGCTGAGCCTGAACTTCATCCGCATGCTGCTGCCCGGCCTCCGCTCCGGCGGCGGGAACAGCGGCAGGAGCCGGGGCATTGGCGGGGGACTGAGCCCCGCCTCCGGCGGCCGCTTTGGCGGCAGCGGCGCCGGCCGGCTGGAGGCCCTCCGCAGGGGCGCGGGCTTCCTCTCCCCGATCGAGTGGCTGGATTCCCGCTTCCCGCCGGTTTTTGTGACCACCTCGGAGCGGGACTTCTTCTACGCCGCAAACCTGAACTTCATTGCCCGGCTGCGCGAACATTCCGTCCCCGTGGACAGCCTCATCTACGACTGGGGCAACTCCAACACCGAACACACCTGGCAGCAGGACTTCCGCTACCCGGAATCGCAGGAAGTGTACCGCCGGCTCCATGCTTTCGTGCGCAAAGTGGCCCCGGCACCGGCAGGTTAG
- a CDS encoding helix-turn-helix transcriptional regulator, whose protein sequence is MQPNAYSRPDDRELLRASLRLLSGRFRPAVLFAGLASGELLQLTDFLGTATSSLHQMLVVPGTGLGGRVFTQRRPFLVEDYIASEGITHEYDLAVRRERLTSMAAVPVVVRGQSRAVLYIASRDSAPLGENAVCEAMEAAAEIAAELRIRDEVDRRVSIIDNARAGPSPNLDRGWLEHVREAHAELRSLAGTVSDPQLAQQVDLIGSHLAPPPADGVHPTARLARRELDVLAQVALGCSYQETAERLGLKSVTVKSYLQNAMAKLSAHNRLEAVSAARRLGLIP, encoded by the coding sequence ATGCAGCCGAACGCGTATTCCCGCCCCGATGACCGGGAGCTGCTCCGCGCTTCCCTGCGCCTGCTCTCCGGCAGGTTCCGGCCCGCCGTGCTCTTCGCCGGGCTGGCCAGCGGCGAGCTGCTGCAGCTGACGGATTTCCTTGGCACCGCCACGTCCAGCCTGCACCAGATGCTGGTGGTACCCGGCACGGGGCTCGGCGGCCGGGTTTTCACGCAGCGGCGGCCGTTCCTGGTCGAGGACTACATCGCCTCCGAAGGAATCACCCATGAATACGATCTCGCCGTCAGGCGGGAGCGGCTGACCTCGATGGCGGCCGTCCCCGTGGTGGTCCGGGGCCAGTCGCGGGCGGTGCTGTACATCGCCAGCCGGGACAGTGCGCCGCTGGGGGAAAACGCCGTCTGCGAGGCGATGGAGGCTGCCGCCGAGATTGCTGCGGAGCTCCGCATCCGGGACGAGGTGGACCGCCGGGTCTCGATCATCGACAACGCCAGGGCCGGGCCTTCCCCCAATCTGGACCGGGGTTGGCTGGAGCATGTCCGGGAAGCCCACGCCGAGCTGAGGTCCCTTGCCGGAACGGTCTCCGACCCCCAGCTGGCGCAGCAGGTGGACCTTATCGGCAGCCACCTGGCGCCGCCGCCGGCCGACGGCGTCCATCCGACGGCCCGGCTGGCCCGCCGTGAACTCGATGTCCTGGCGCAGGTGGCGCTGGGCTGCTCGTACCAGGAAACCGCGGAGCGTCTCGGCCTGAAATCGGTGACCGTCAAGAGCTACCTGCAAAACGCGATGGCCAAGTTGTCCGCGCACAACCGGCTCGAGGCCGTGTCCGCGGCCCGCCGTCTGGGCCTGATCCCATAG